A single genomic interval of Camelina sativa cultivar DH55 chromosome 11, Cs, whole genome shotgun sequence harbors:
- the LOC109127315 gene encoding uncharacterized protein LOC109127315 — protein sequence MTNRRITRFFRPNSDQPSSSNTPSIAATDEPSSECADLPSRLFTTGHYPDARLNTASVQTKICAVDCVWWIPHEVFFGQVWWSYWLPCGEYPEDYDPEYDLAPAYDDVYRKLRLAFLLIVDGVLLASSQTHRPTFNFPLALQLLAFRNISGLLDKYPGSADTRTFLEWYSLGLPKNNIPFTDVHCVERLSDLSVTPYFQVGPQKEGWGEWDDEVKDKRISYLVSQIENGRIFKKKLWPGGDASLPLISVPEKKDNVIHKKHIVPRRREVSAKLGVKQALSKPIRSCSTCLRQRFTNSDDSSFSDFKVVVEAEFRAITKETESKFKQLEAETNKLQETIKALRMERFNKHPSRKSL from the exons ATGACTAATCGCCGCATAACTCGTTTCTTTAGACCAAACTCCGACCAACCGTCATCGAGCAATACTCCTTCCATTGCTGCCACTGATGAACCATCATCTGAATGTGCTGATCTTCCTAGTAGATTGTTCACAACCGGCCATTACCCAGACGCAAGGCTTAAT ACAGCTTCtgtccaaacaaaaatatgtgcTGTGGACTGTGTTTGGTGGATACCCCATGAGGTTTTCTTTGGTCAAGTTTGGTGGAGTTACTGGTTGCCATGTGGCGAATACCCTGAAGATTACGACCCCGAGTATGACCTTGCTCCTGCCTATGACGACGTCT ATAGAAAGCTCCGTCTAGCGTTTCTTCTCATTGTTGATGGTGTACTATTAGCCTCAAGCCAAACACATAGACCAACATTCAA TTTCCCTCTAGCGCTTCAACTGCTTGCATTTAGGAACATCTCTGGGTTACTTGACAAGTATCCAGGGTCTGCTGATACTCGCACCTTCTTGGAATGGTATTCACTTGGCCTACCAAAGAATAATATCCCTTTTACCGACGTCCACTGTGTTGAACGGTTATCCGAT CTATCTGTTACTCCTTATTTCCAAGTTGGTCCACAGAAAGAAGGCTGGGGGGAGTGGGATGATGAAGTTAAGGATAAAAGGATTTCTTATTTGGTTTCGCAGATTGAGAATGGTCgtatcttcaaaaaaaaattgtggccTGGTGGTGATGCTTCTTTGCCACTCATATCTGTTCCAGAGAAGAAGGACAATGTTATTCACAAGAAGCACATTGTCCCTAGGCGACGGGAAGTGTCTGCCAAACTTGGCGTCAAACAAGCTCTATCCAAACCAATTCGCTCGTGTTCTACTTGTCTTCGTCAAAGATTCACCAACTCTGATGATAGCTCTTTCTCTGATTTCAAGGTTGTTGTCGAGGCAGAGTTTAGAGCAATTACGAAAGAGACAGAATCCAAGTTTAAGCAGTTAGAAGCTGAGACCAATAAGCTTCAAGAAACGATTAAAGCACTCCGTATGGAAAGGTTTAACAAACATCCCTCTCGCAAATCCCTCTAG